In Molothrus aeneus isolate 106 chromosome 4, BPBGC_Maene_1.0, whole genome shotgun sequence, the following are encoded in one genomic region:
- the FGF2 gene encoding LOW QUALITY PROTEIN: fibroblast growth factor 2 (The sequence of the model RefSeq protein was modified relative to this genomic sequence to represent the inferred CDS: inserted 1 base in 1 codon; deleted 2 bases in 1 codon) has protein sequence MSDRRSLHPVSSAAGSDAQPDRAPRSRPGSLGAGTRCRPCPVPRDVRPGCAGAGSGPRRGAGAVGGGXAAGAARCRRGAVPGVLGSAACPASRSPAGGTVAQLPRTGRDGTCRALRAARGLRGEARLDGRGRGRGRPALAAGGGGGPARRGAAGARRMAAAGGIATLPDDGGSGAFPPGHFKDPKRLYCKNGGFFLRINPDGKVDGVREKSDPHIKLQLQAEERGVVSIKGVSANRFLAMKEDGRLLALKYATEECFFFERLESNNYNTYRSRKYSDWYVALKRTGQYKPGPKTGPGQKAILFLPMSAKS, from the exons ATGTCCGACCGACGTTCGCTGCATCCCGTTTCCAGCGCTGCCGGCAGCGATGCTCAGCCGGACAGAGCCCCGCGCTCCAGGCCGGGGTCCCTCGGCGCAGGGACCCGCTGCCGCCCCTGCCCGGTCCCCCGGGATGTCCGGCCCGGCTGTGCCGGCGCAGGGAGCGGCCcccggcgcggcgcgggggcggtcgggggcg gcgcggcgggggcaGCCCGGTGCCGGCGGGGAGCCGTCCCCGGCGTGCTGGGCTCTGCCGCCTGTCCTGCTTCCCGCTCTCCC GCCGGCGGCACCGTTGCGCAGCTCCCGCGGACCGGTCGGGACGGGACGTGTCGGGCGCTCCGCGCGGCTCGGGGCTTGCGAGGCGAGGCGAGGCTGGACGGCCGGGGCAGGGGCCGAGGCCGCCCGGCGCtggcggcggggggcggcgggggcccGGCGCGGCGCGGAGCCGCCGGGGCCCGGCgcatggcggcggcggggggcaTCGCCACGCTGCCCGACGACGGCGGAAGCGGCGCCTTTCCCCCGGGGCACTTCAAGGACCCCAAGCGCCTGTACTGCAAGAACGGCGGCTTCTTCCTGCGCATCAACCCCGACGGGAAGGTGGACGGCGTCCGCGAGAAGAGCGACCCGCACA TCAAGCTGCAGCTTCAGGCGGAGGAGCGAGGAGTGGTGTCCATCAAAGGTGTCAGTGCCAATCGCTTCCTGGCCATGAAGGAGGATGGCAGATTGCTGGCCTTG aAATACGCAACAGaagaatgtttcttttttgaACGTTTGGAATCCAATAACTATAACACTTACCGCTCACGGAAATACTCGGATTGGTACGTGGCACTGAAAAGAACTGGACAGTACAAACCTGGACCAAAAACTGGACCTGGACAGAAAGCtatccttttccttcccatgtCTGCTAAAAGCTGA